In a genomic window of Hippoglossus stenolepis isolate QCI-W04-F060 chromosome 15, HSTE1.2, whole genome shotgun sequence:
- the LOC118121682 gene encoding protocadherin beta-15, producing the protein MRLSFSLQMDTQGAKGRQHGEWHAVFRVALFTCFLDAVLGQIRYSIPEELEHGAFVGNIAEDLGLDLDKLSARRFRIVSGAKKQYVEVNLENGILFVNERIDREELCEQSLSCSFHLQVVIENPLELYRVEMEILDVNDNSPSFPWTEFNLDISESAAPGSRFPLESAQDLDIGTNSLRTYLLSVNEHFLLDIQTRSDGSKFAELVLQSPLDREQQSAHQMVLTAVDGGAPERSGTAQIDITVLDANDNAPVFDQSFYRVRLAENAPKGTVVIKLNASDLDEGPNADITYSFSGHAPIKVRQLFSVDSRTGEIKVKGVIDYEKARMHEIYVQAKDKGPSAVAVHCKVLVNVLDKNDNLPEVILTSVSTPVQEDAPPGTVIAVISVMDKDSGENGNVDCEIPNQVPFQLHSSFKNYYTLVTSDFLDRELVAEYNITLTARDMGSPPLFTRKTILVHVSDVNDNTPHFKQPSYTVYLTENNAPGASICSVGAHDPDSGQNAYLSYSILEGDIQGMPVTTYVSVNSDNGNIYALRSFDHEQLKNFQITVQAQDAGFPPLSSNVSVNIFILDQNDNPPVIVAPVGQNGTASEEAVPRSVDPGYLVTKIRAADADAGQNARLFYQMLQATDPSLFSVALYTGEIRTIRPLMEKDPTRHRLVILVKDNGQPALSATVSIILSVVDRLPDSRPDLDDLSLIPHHSSHFSLYLIVSLGAISFTFLVAIIVLVAVRRLKGRPSDRESNFPSIPDCCCGCCSRSETSTTTEVFKKTNLNVRMSAGASGCAEANSNGALPQVYCYKMCLTPESSKSDFMFLKPCSPVMSVQQNNAKSTDYLTSGWSALDRNELTNNRAATPNELKYSNKDWTWTKNQRNSAYKRYSSANMEGTLSRQQKYDADGFSCSVAPQYWTWGNHMKDCKISLQEEAVPNYSWTPKYTQPHSDPPDYQHNVYIPGTTSGYSTLKLPPRGDLDMYNTFSTFGKKKRFISNYEQSFDQDDGLISNAIFK; encoded by the exons ATGCGGCTCAGCTTCAGCCTCCAGATGGACACTCAAGGAGCGAAGGGGAGACAGCATGGGGAATGGCATGCAGTGTTCCGTGTTGCGCTGTTCACTTGCTTCTTGGACGCGGTTCTGGGACAGATTCGTTACTCCAtcccagaggagctggagcatgGCGCGTTTGTTGGCAACATCGCAGAGGACTTGGGTTTGGATTTGGACAAGCTGTCCGCTCGCAGATTCCGAATAGTGTCCGGTGCCAAGAAGCAATACGTGGAGGTGAATTTGGAAAATGGAATTTTATTCGTCAACGAAAGAATCGACCGAGAAGAACTATGTGAGCAGAGTTTGTCCTGTTCCTTCCACTTGCAAGTGGTGATAGAAAACCCTCTGGAGCTTTACAGGGTGGAGATGGAGATCCTGGACGTTAATGACAACTCCCCCAGTTTCCCGTGGACCGAGTTTAACCTGGACATCTCGGAGTCTGCTGCGCCCGGATCCCGCTTCCCACTCGAGAGCGCACAGGACTTGGACATCGGGACCAACTCGCTCCGCACCTATTTGCTGAGCGTGAATGAGCATTTCCTATTGGACATACAGACGCGCAGTGATGGCAGTAAATTTGCAGAGCTAGTCCTGCAAAGCCCACTGGACAGGGAGCAGCAAAGCGCGCATCAAATGGTCCTCACAGCGGTGGACGGAGGCGCGCCGGAGAGATCCGGCACTGCGCAAATTGATATCACCGTCCTGGACGCGAATGATAACGCGCCTGTGTTTGACCAGTCCTTCTACAGGGTGCGCCTGGCCGAAAACGCGCCCAAAGGCACAGTTGTCATAAAGCTCAACGCGTCCGACTTGGACGAGGGTCCCAATGCTGACATCACCTACTCGTTCAGTGGCCACGCTCCCATCAAAGTGCGCCAGCTTTTCAGCGTGGACTCTCGCACGGgagaaataaaagtcaaaggGGTGATAGATTATGAAAAGGCCAGGATGCATGAGATTTACGTCCAGGCTAAAGATAAAGGCCCCTCCGCGGTGGCGGTCCACTGCAAAGTGCTGGTGAACGTTCTGGATAAGAACGACAACCTCCCAGAGGTGATCCTGACATCTGTCTCCACACCTGTGCAGGAGGACGCGCCCCCGGGGACGGTGATCGCCGTCATCAGCGTGATGGACAAAGACTCGGGTGAAAATGGGAATGTGGACTGTGAGATTCCCAATCAGGTCCCATTTCAGCTCCACTCCTCATTCAAGAACTACTACACACTAGTGACAAGTGATTTTCTGGACAGAGAGTTGGTGGCAGAGTACAACATCACCCTCACCGCCCGGGACATGGGCTCTCCACCTCTGTTCACTCGGAAAACTATCCTGGTCCACGTGTCTGATGTGAATGATAACACACCTCATTTCAAGCAGCCTTCGTATACTGTGTACCTGACTGAGAATAACGCGCCGGGCGCATCCATCTGCTCTGTGGGCGCACATGATCCAGATTCTGGTCAAAATGCGTATCTCTCTTACTCTATTCTGGAAGGTGACATTCAGGGGATGCCGGTGACCACGTATGTGTCCGTGAACTCAGACAACGGGAACATTTACGCGCTGCGATCCTTTGACCACGAGCAACTTAAAAACTTTCAGATCACAGTCCAAGCGCAGGACGCAGGGTTCCCACCTCTGAGCAGCAACGTCTCAGTGAACATCTTTATCCTGGATCAAAACGACAATCCGCCTGTGATTGTGGCACCGGTTGGGCAAAATGGCACAGCATCCGAAGAAGCGGTGCCCAGATCAGTTGACCCGGGTTACCTCGTCACCAAGATCAGAGCGGCGGACGCAGACGCGGGCCAGAACGCGCGTCTTTTCTACCAGATGCTCCAGGCGACAGATCCGAGCTTGTTCAGCGTTGCTCTGTACACAGGCGAGATCAGGACGATACGGCCGCTGATGGAGAAAGACCCCACCAGGCACAGACTGGTCATTCTGGTGAAGGACAATGGTCAGCCGGCCCTCTCGGCCACAGTTTCCATCATCCTGTCAGTAGTTGACAGGCTGCCAGATTCGCGACCCGATTTGGATGACCTGTCACTAATCCCCCATCACAGCTCCCACTTCTCCCTGTACTTAATCGTGTCTCTGGGCGCAATCTCCTTCACATTTCTAGTGGCTATTATTGTCCTGGTTGCAGTGCGCAGGCTGAAGGGCAGGCCCTCCGACAGAGAGTCCAACTTCCCCTCCATCCCCgactgctgctgcggctgctgctctCGCTCGGAGACATCCACCACCACGGAAGTGTTCAAAAAGACCAACTTGAACGTCCGCATGTCCGCCGGCGCGTCCGGCTGCGCAGAGGCAAACAGCAACGGCGCGCTGCCGCAGGTCTACTGCTACAAAATGTGTCTCACGCCGGAGTCGTCCAAAAGCGACTTTATGTTCCTCAAGCCATGCAGTCCGGTGATGTCAGTGCAACAGAACAACGCCAAGAGCACGGACTATCTGACCTCTGGCTGGAGCGCACTGGACCGTAATGAGCTGACCAACAACAGAGCAGCAACCCCGAACGAG CTGAAGTATTCAAACAAGGactggacatggaccaagaacCAACGCAACTCAGCGTACAAGAG GTATAGTTCAGCAAATATGGAGGGTACTCTTTCACGCCAGCAAAAATACGATGCTGACGGGTTCTCCTGCTCCGTGGCGCCGCAGTACTGGACCTGGGGAAACCATATGAAAG ACTGCAAGATTTCACTCCAGGAGGAGGCAGTGCCAAACTACTCATGGACTCCCAAGTACACCCAGCCTCACTCGGACCCACCCGACTACCAGCACAACGTGTACATCCCCGGCACCACGTCCGGCTACAGCACCCTTAAGCTGCCACCCAGAGGCGACCTGGACATGTACAACACCTTCTCCACGTTTGGGAAGAAAAAGAGATTCATCTCAAACTATGAACAATCTTTCGACCAGGATGATGGTCTCATAAGCAATGCCATCTTTAAATGA